A genomic stretch from Halobellus sp. LT62 includes:
- a CDS encoding NAD(P)/FAD-dependent oxidoreductase — protein sequence MKRFDVAIVGGGPAGSSAGHAAASAGASAVVLEKGVPRTDRPDRLGPDSTDAAGILDYWVDIMGIHPDEMPDDVVLGELDRAEFIGPNETLTMRSTGIESSYDEFGFCMQRARFDDFLRDRAEEAGAEYRVGTSVRNVETDLDANEGPRHRLELADGDAVGADFLILADGPQRQVTSGVLDAYLPFDVSERLSTRETNHIAYQEHRRLPEDVFEEVAGAIKFWWGHMPGHTAYPWIFPNDDNVARIGLTMPIGMDIDDVEDRDDYPLLRPEDERIPNGKTYVRRLLEMEYGDEYDIDEDFPLVEDRGKSEGTETYAISSTRPIDSPTGAGIAVVGGAMGATSAFHEGGDHTAVRTGAIAGELAAAGDLSPYNDRWKDAIGDEVLRNVAMADVVHDYGPDDWDWAFSTARKLLDNSGGYGLFDTSNIRAGFGAARLVTTYKRTKFRFRNGKYVQLTESEYTV from the coding sequence ATGAAGCGATTCGACGTAGCCATCGTCGGCGGCGGCCCCGCGGGGTCGTCGGCCGGACACGCCGCCGCGTCGGCCGGGGCGTCGGCGGTCGTGCTCGAAAAGGGCGTCCCGCGGACGGACCGTCCCGACAGATTAGGTCCCGATTCGACGGACGCCGCGGGGATTCTCGATTACTGGGTCGATATTATGGGCATTCACCCCGACGAGATGCCCGATGACGTCGTCCTCGGCGAGCTGGATAGAGCGGAGTTCATCGGCCCGAACGAGACGCTAACGATGCGCTCGACGGGGATCGAGTCGTCGTACGACGAGTTCGGCTTCTGTATGCAGCGGGCCCGTTTCGACGACTTCCTGCGCGACCGCGCGGAGGAGGCGGGGGCGGAGTACCGCGTCGGGACGTCGGTTCGGAACGTCGAAACGGACCTCGACGCCAACGAGGGCCCGCGGCACCGACTCGAACTAGCCGACGGCGACGCGGTCGGCGCGGACTTCCTGATCCTTGCGGACGGCCCGCAGCGGCAGGTGACCAGCGGCGTGCTCGACGCGTACCTCCCGTTCGACGTGAGCGAGCGCCTCTCAACGCGGGAGACGAACCACATCGCCTACCAAGAGCACCGCCGCCTCCCCGAGGACGTGTTCGAGGAAGTCGCGGGCGCGATCAAGTTCTGGTGGGGCCACATGCCCGGCCACACCGCCTACCCGTGGATCTTCCCGAATGACGACAACGTCGCCCGGATCGGCCTGACGATGCCCATCGGGATGGACATCGACGACGTCGAGGACAGAGACGACTATCCCCTCCTCCGCCCGGAGGACGAACGGATCCCGAACGGGAAAACGTACGTTCGACGTCTGCTCGAAATGGAGTACGGCGACGAGTACGACATCGACGAGGACTTCCCGCTCGTCGAGGACCGCGGCAAATCGGAGGGTACCGAGACGTACGCCATCTCCTCGACCCGCCCGATCGACTCCCCGACCGGCGCGGGAATCGCCGTCGTCGGCGGCGCGATGGGCGCGACCTCCGCCTTCCACGAGGGCGGCGATCACACGGCGGTCCGGACGGGTGCGATCGCGGGCGAACTCGCCGCCGCGGGCGACCTCTCGCCGTACAACGACCGCTGGAAGGACGCCATCGGCGACGAGGTGCTCCGCAACGTCGCGATGGCTGACGTCGTCCACGACTACGGGCCGGACGACTGGGACTGGGCGTTTTCGACGGCGCGGAAGCTCCTCGACAACAGCGGCGGGTACGGGCTGTTCGACACGAGCAACATCCGGGCGGGCTTCGGCGCTGCCCGGCTCGTCACGACCTACAAGCGCACGAAGTTCCGGTTCCGAAACGGCAAGTACGTCCAACTCACCGAGTCCGAGTACACGGTGTAA
- a CDS encoding DUF1405 domain-containing protein, producing the protein MAQMPSTNDLPAYLAPFPDRVEEVALRLAWVVVAVNLAGTVFGFWYYRFQLLNSQLIIWPAVPDSPLATLFMVASIVSWKVGKNRNWIHALAFVGNLKYGFWVVVVQIAINDVFATGDPYHWFLLVSHLGMGLQAFIIYRYAEFTVPAVGVATLWFSFNDVVDYFLPLVGDYHHTYFGPKLVSAGDHGVRAHDVAAAAAVGLTVLATFLALAIRVRRLEEKTDSQSNRR; encoded by the coding sequence ATGGCTCAGATGCCCTCCACAAACGACCTTCCGGCCTATCTCGCACCGTTTCCCGACCGGGTCGAGGAGGTCGCACTCCGCCTCGCGTGGGTGGTCGTCGCCGTCAATCTCGCGGGCACCGTGTTCGGATTCTGGTACTACCGGTTTCAACTCCTCAATAGTCAGCTCATAATCTGGCCCGCAGTGCCCGACAGCCCACTGGCGACGTTGTTTATGGTCGCAAGTATCGTCTCGTGGAAGGTCGGAAAGAACCGAAATTGGATTCACGCATTGGCCTTCGTCGGAAACCTGAAGTACGGCTTCTGGGTGGTCGTCGTCCAAATCGCGATCAACGACGTGTTCGCAACCGGTGATCCCTACCACTGGTTTTTACTCGTCAGTCACCTCGGGATGGGGCTACAGGCGTTCATAATCTATCGGTACGCCGAGTTCACCGTCCCAGCCGTCGGCGTCGCCACACTGTGGTTCAGCTTCAACGATGTGGTGGATTACTTCCTCCCGCTCGTGGGAGACTACCACCACACGTACTTCGGCCCGAAGCTCGTCAGTGCCGGCGATCACGGCGTCCGAGCCCACGACGTTGCTGCTGCCGCGGCTGTCGGTCTGACGGTACTCGCGACGTTTCTCGCACTCGCGATACGCGTCCGGCGGTTAGAAGAGAAAACCGACAGTCAATCCAACCGTCGCTAG